AAACGCTTTGACTTGCTGAGTGAAAAAGCCGGATTCAAAATCCCTAAAGGTGCCGGATTTGCAGTCGATGAAGCAGCTGCAAGATTGATTCATGAAAAAGGAATCGATTCATTACACGAATTCACGAAAACCCACTTTGCCAACACAGAAAAAGCGAAGCGACTATTTCAACAGAAATATCATAAATAGAAGAAAGCGGCTGACCTTCCGGAATAGCCGCCTTTAACTTGTGAGTTTGTGACTCGTGAGTTTGCGCCATTTACTCGGGAGTTTACGCTGTTTACTCGGGAGTTTGCGCTGTTTACTCTTGAGTTTGCGCTGTTTACTCGTGAGTTTGTGCCATTTACTCGTGAGTTTACGCTGTTTACTCGTGAGTTTGCGCTGTTTACTCGTGAGTTCACGCCATTTACTCGTGAGTTTGCGCTGTTTACTCGTGAGTTTGCGCTGTTTACTCGTGAGTTTGCGCTGTTTACTCGTGAGTTCACGCTGTTTACTCGTAAAATCAAAATAGACAGCTCCCCATGTTTCAGGGAGCTGTCTTTTTGGTTTTATCCTCTTAGTTCTGCGCCAGCTTTTTCTTTAACGGCTTCAAGAACTTTATCGTGTGCTTTTGTAATGTCTTCGTCCGTTAGAGTACGTTCCGGGTCGAAGTATTTCAGTGAGTAGGCAATGGATTTCTTGCCTTCCTCCATTCTTTCACCTTCGTATAAGTCGAAGATGCTTACTTCTTTCAGCAGTTTGCCACCGGCTTCTTCAATAATATCCTGAATGTCCCCGGCTTTCGTAGCTTGATCCACAACGAGCGCGATATCGCGCGTGGTCGATGGATAGCGCGGAATGGTTTGGTACGCAATCGGAGCGACTTCGGCTTCGGCCAATGCTTTTAAGGAAAGTTCGAAAATGTATGTTTCTTTAATATCCAAGTCTTTTTGGACAGTTGGGTGCACTTGGCCGATAAAGCCAATCACTTCACCATTCAATAGTACTTCCGCTGTCCGTCCTGGATGCATGTCGTTGATTTTCGCTTGGCGATAACTGATTTGATCAGCTAATCCAAGTGTGTCGAATAATGCTTCGATCACGCCTTTGGCTACAAAGAAATCCACTGGTTTCTTTTCACCTTGCCATAGATGTGACTCCCATAGACCGGTGATTGCTCCAGCAATATGTTCTTTTTCTTCAGGCAGTTCTTGTTCGTCACGCTTAAAGAATACCGAACCGATTTCATACAGTGCCAGTGAATCAATTTGGCGGGCATTGTTATATTTCACGACTTCAAGCAATTGAGGCACGATGCTTAAACGCAGCTGGCTTCTTTCTTCACTCATTGGCATTGCTAATCGAATGGATTCTCTTGCTTCCAAAGCGAATTGGGACGCTTTTTCCTGGCTTGTCAGTGAATAGGTTACCGCTTGATAAAGGCCTGCGCCTTCAAGTGTACGGCGTGCTTTCCGCCGTTTAATTTGATAATCAGTCAATTGGCCTGGGACAGCAGCACCGATCGGCAGTGTAGCGGGAATATTATCATATCCATATAGACGTGCAGCCTCTTCGACTAAATCAGCTTCAATCGTAATATCGCCACGGCGCGTCGGAACGGTGATTGTGAATGTTTCATTGTCAAGTTCCACGCCAAATTGCAGACGCTTGAAGATCGATTCCACAACTGATGCGGTCATGTCTGTTCCAAGAAGTGTGTTGATTTTTTCAAGAGTGATGCTAATGACCGCAGGTTCCATTGTCAATTCATCAACTTCTGCTGCTCCTTGTAAGACTGTTCCGCCTGCATATTGTGCAATCAATTGTGCAGCACGTTCTCCAGCTTCACGTACACGGGCCGGGTCGACACCTTTTTCAAAGCGGGCACTAGCTTCACTGCGTAATCCATGGTCCTTTGAGGCTTTACGAACCACTGTACCTGCAAAATATGCACTTTCAATGATGATGTTCGTCGTATCATTTTTCACTTCGGAATCCGCTCCGCCCATCACACCAGCTATCGCTACTGGCTCGCTGCCATTTGTGATCACTAAATGGTCAGGTGTCAAAGTGCGTTCCGCTTCATCCAATGTTACGATTTTTTCAGCATCCTTCGCTCTGCGGATGACGATTTCCTTTGAACCAAAGCGGTCATAATCAAAGGCATGGAGCGGTTGGCCGTATTCAAGTAAAATGTAGTTCGTGATATCCACCACATTATTATGAGGTCGGATACCTGCAGACATCAACCTAGTCTGCATCCAAAGTGGTGAAGGTCCGACCTTGACATCCTTGATGATTTTAGCAATGTATATCGGGTTATCTTCTTTCGCTTCAACTTTGACACTGATATAATCAGTTGCTTTTTCAGCTGCCTCTTCTTTCTCGACAACCGGCCATTTCACTTCCCGGCCTAAAATGGCTGCCACTTCGTATGCAACACCAAGCATGCTCAATGCATCTGAACGGTTCGGAGTCAGCCCAAGTTCCAGCACTTCATCACTTAAACCAAGTTCCTCCAATGCATCTTTACCTACTTCCACATCATTAGGGAAGACGAAGATACCTGTAGCATAATCCTTGGAAACGAGCTTGGATTCGAAGCCCAATTCCTGAAGCGAGCAAATCATCCCGTGCGATTCCTCTCCACGAAGTTTCGCTTTCTTAATTTTGAAATTACCTGGAAGGACTGCGCCAACAGTAGCGACAGCGACTTTTTGGCCTTTATCGACATTCGGTGCTCCACAGATGATCTGAACGGGATTTTCGGCCCCGATATCAACTTGGCATTTATTCAATTTATCCGCATTTGGATGCTGTTCACGTTCAATGACATGCCCGATGACGACCCCTTTTAGCCCTTCACTTTTCTTTTCCACCCCTTCAACCTCAATGCCGCTTTTCGTGATTTTGTCAGCTAGCTCCGTCGCATTGATGCCTGAAAGGTCAACATAATCTTGTAACCATTTATATGACACAAACATGGTAGGTCCTCCTTTTTAAAATAAAA
This sequence is a window from Brevibacillus sp. JNUCC-41. Protein-coding genes within it:
- the pheT gene encoding phenylalanine--tRNA ligase subunit beta, producing the protein MFVSYKWLQDYVDLSGINATELADKITKSGIEVEGVEKKSEGLKGVVIGHVIEREQHPNADKLNKCQVDIGAENPVQIICGAPNVDKGQKVAVATVGAVLPGNFKIKKAKLRGEESHGMICSLQELGFESKLVSKDYATGIFVFPNDVEVGKDALEELGLSDEVLELGLTPNRSDALSMLGVAYEVAAILGREVKWPVVEKEEAAEKATDYISVKVEAKEDNPIYIAKIIKDVKVGPSPLWMQTRLMSAGIRPHNNVVDITNYILLEYGQPLHAFDYDRFGSKEIVIRRAKDAEKIVTLDEAERTLTPDHLVITNGSEPVAIAGVMGGADSEVKNDTTNIIIESAYFAGTVVRKASKDHGLRSEASARFEKGVDPARVREAGERAAQLIAQYAGGTVLQGAAEVDELTMEPAVISITLEKINTLLGTDMTASVVESIFKRLQFGVELDNETFTITVPTRRGDITIEADLVEEAARLYGYDNIPATLPIGAAVPGQLTDYQIKRRKARRTLEGAGLYQAVTYSLTSQEKASQFALEARESIRLAMPMSEERSQLRLSIVPQLLEVVKYNNARQIDSLALYEIGSVFFKRDEQELPEEKEHIAGAITGLWESHLWQGEKKPVDFFVAKGVIEALFDTLGLADQISYRQAKINDMHPGRTAEVLLNGEVIGFIGQVHPTVQKDLDIKETYIFELSLKALAEAEVAPIAYQTIPRYPSTTRDIALVVDQATKAGDIQDIIEEAGGKLLKEVSIFDLYEGERMEEGKKSIAYSLKYFDPERTLTDEDITKAHDKVLEAVKEKAGAELRG